The Chryseobacterium glaciei DNA window CCTCCACATCTACTTTACCTTTACCTACTTCTTTCGGTTTTCGGTAACGTAAAATAAGAGTGATCTTTTCGTCGTCTACTTTAGACAGCTCACCCTCAATCTCAGAAGAATCTGTAAGTAAAACTTCGATGTCTCTTCCTAGATTTTTATTGAATTGTCTTGGAGTTACCAATGGTTCGCTTAATCCCGCAGACATCACCTGTAAGCTGAAATCATGTTCTTCGCGATCCATATTGAATTCTACTGCACGACTAGCATCAAGGCAGTCTTGCAAAGTAACTCCGCTGTCTCCATCCAAAATCACCGTAATATCATCCCCTGCCGAAAATTTTAAATCAATAAGAAATAAATCTTTTCTTGTGTCAAGGAATTCATTTAATAATTCTTCAATTTTTTTTCTAAACTCCATAAATAATATTAACCTTGGTTTACCTGTACGAAAAAAGGCTTTCTTCCGAAGCCTTCTCATTTTTTTCCGTAAATCCAATGCAAATATACAATTATTTTCTAAAAAAGCAAAATCTCTTATAATCAAGCAGGTAACTTAATATAGATTTACATTAAATTAAAAGACGTGATGAAAGTATTTTTACTATTTTTGTCATGAATTTTAAAAACATACATTTTGAATATAACGATTGTAGGAACTGGTTATGTAGGATTAGTTACAGGAACTACCCTAGCAGAACTTGGCAATTCAGTATACTGTGTAGATATTGATGAAAAAAAAGTAGAAGGTATGAAAAACGGCGTAGTTCCCATCTATGAGCCGAACCTTGAGGAAATGTTTCTTAGAAACATTCAATCTGAAAGATTATCTTTTACTACCAATTTAAAAGAGGCTTTAGACAAAAGTGAAGTTGTATATCTTGCATTACCAACTCCCCCCGGAGAAGATGGTTCGGCAGACCTTTCTTACGTTTTGAAAGTTGCGAACGATATCGGAGAATTAATGACAGAATATAAAGTTGTTGTCAATAAAAGTACTGTTCCCGTTGGTACCGCAGACCGAGTAAGTGAAGTAATTGCTTCAAAAACAAACATTCCTTTTGACGTAGTTTCTAATCCTGAATTTTTAAGAGAAGGCTTTGCTGTTGAAGACTCGATGAATCCCGCAAGAGTAGTTGTAGGATCTAGTTCTGAAAAGGCGAAAGATATTATGGCTAAAATTTATCAGCCATTTACCAATACAGGTATTCCTATTATATTTATGGATGAGAAATCATCTGAACTTACAAAATATGCTGCCAACTCTTTCTTAGCTGTAAAAATTACGTTCATGAACGAAATTGCAAACTATTGTGAAAAAGTAGGCGCAGACGTTGATAAAGTAAGACTAGGAATGGGAAGTGACGATAGAATCGGTCACAGATTCTTATTCCCTGGAATTGGATATGGCGGAAGTTGTTTTCCTAAAGATGTAAAAGCATTAATAAGATCAGGAAAACAGGAAGATTTCAATTTCCAAATCTTGGAAGCAACTGAAAATGTAAATATTGCTCAGAAAGTAATTTTAGTTTCAGAAATTGAAAAATATTTCGGAGGCAGTGTTGAAGGAAAAACAATCGCCATGTGGGGATTAGCTTTTAAAGCCAATACAGACGACATTCGTGAAGCTTCGTCATTAGACAATATTGATCTTTTACTAAAAAAAGGTGCAAAAATTGTTGCATACGATGCTGTTGCAGAAAATAATGTTAAAAAAATCCTTGGCAACAAAATAGAATACGCCAAAGGAATGTACGATGCATTAGAAGATGTTGATGCTTTATTTATCGCAACAGAATGGCCTGAGTTTAAAAATCCAAACTTTGAACTGATGGCTAAAAAAATGAAAAATAAAGTTATTTTTGACGGAAGAAATATGTACCCGCTGGAAGTTCCAGAACAAAACGGATTCTATTATAAGAGTATAGGAAGAAAGACAATTTCAAAATAAACAGATGAAAAATATAATTATTACCGGAGGAGCCGGATTTATAGGATCCCACGTTGTAAGAGAATTTGTAAAAAACAATCCGAATACAACCATCATTAATCTTGATGCGCTTACTTATGCCGGAAATCTGGAAAATTTAAAAGATATCGAAAACGAACCCAATTATGTTTTCGAAAAAGCAGATATCACAAACCCTGAAGAACTAAGAAAAGTATTTGAAAAATACAATCCTGATGCTGTAGTTCATTTGGCTGCCGAAAGTCATGTTGACAGAAGTATCACAGATCCCATGGCATTCATTAATACCAATGTAAACGGAACTGCCAATCTTCTTAATCTTTGTAAAGAATTCTGGACATTAAACCCGGATCATACACACGGAAGATTCCCTGATGAAAAAAGACAAAACTTATTTTATCACGTTTCAACCGATGAAGTGTACGGAAGTTTAGGAGAAACAGGATTTTTCTTAGAAACAACAGCTTACGATCCACAATCTCCATATTCAGCTTCAAAAGCGGCTTCTGATCACTTGGTTAGAGCATATGGGAATACTTATGGAATGCCTTTTATCGTATCAAATTGTTCAAACAATTATGGCCCGAACCATTTCCCTGAAAAATTAATTCCACTTTGTATTTCAAATATCCTTAATGAAAGACCTTTGCCAATCTACGGTGACGGAAAATACACAAGAGACTGGCTGTATGTAATTGATCACGCAAAAGGTATTCATCAAATTTTTAATGAAGCTAAAACCGGCGAAACATACAATATCGGTGGTTTCAACGAGTGGCAGAATATCGACTTGGTGAAAGAATTAATTAAGCAAATGGATGCTAAATTAGGAAAACCTGAAGGTCATTCTGAAAAATTAATCACTTTCGTAAAAGACAGACCGGGGCACGACAAACGTTATGCTATTGATGCTACTAAACTTAATGCAGATCTTGGATGGAAGCCCTCAGTAACTTTTGAAGAAGGTTTAGGAAAAACAATCGACTGGTATCTTGAAAACAAAGAATGGTTAGAGAATATTACTACCGGAGATTATCAGAAATATTACGATAATCAATATTCTTAGGAAATGAAAAAAACTATTTTAGTTTTTTGCTGTATCATTTCCGGATTTATTTTTTCTCAGGAAATTGCACCTCCTCCTGTAGCATTGCCTAATAGCAATCAAACAAAACTAATTGATGAGCTGATATCGATAAGTCATTATAAAGAAGCACTCATCAATTATTCAAGAACTTATCTTTGGGGAGAACAATATAAAGATGGGAAAAGAAGATATGAAAATAAACACATTGATGAAGTTTTGAAAAATTTTGAATTCGAAAAATTCAAAAAAAATTCAATTTATAACAGTTTTTCATTTGTTTCAGAGAAAAAATTAAAAAAATTAATTGAGTTTTACAAAGATAATGAAGGTCAAATAAACACTGCTAATGATATGATTCTCATTACAGCATCTATTTCCCACAATCTTCAATATCAGCTAAATTCGGAAATAGAAAAAGTTTTAAAAAATTAGAATTCATTAAGACACACATGAATAAGTTGAAAAAAATTAAATTACCAGTCTAATTATAAAACATGAAAGGAATAATATTAGCCGGAGGTTCCGGAACAAGACTTTACCCTCTTACAATCGCCGTAAGCAAGCAATTGATGCCTGTTTATGACAAGCCAATGATCTACTACCCTCTTTCGACATTGTTATTGGCGGGAATCAAAGACATTTTAATTATCACAACTCCACACGATCAGGCAGGATTTATCAAGCTTTTAGGTGATGGTTCGCAAATTGGATGTAATATAGAATATATTGTACAACCTAGCCCAGATGGTTTAGCACAAGCCTTTATTTTAGGTGATAAATTCATCGGAGATGATTCTGCAGCCCTAGTTTTAGGTGATAATATTTTCTACGGTTCCGAAATGGGAACGTTATTAAAAAACAAAACCAATCCTGATGGAGGTGTTGTTTTTGCTTATCATGTTGCAGACCCTGAAAGATATGGTGTTGTAGAATTTGATAAAGATTTCAAGGCCGTTTCCATAGAGGAAAAACCAACAACTCCAAAATCAAATTATGCCGTTCCTGGGCTATATTTTTATGACAATGAAGTTGTAGAAATCGCTAAAAACATCAAGCCTTCTCCAAGAGGAGAACTTGAAATAACTGACGTGAATAATGTTTATTTAAGCAAAAACAAGCTTGAAGTAGGCGTTCTTGATAGAGGAACAGCTTGGTTGGATACAGGAACATTTGACTCTCTTCATGATGCATCAGAATTTGTAAGTGTTATCGAAAAAAGACAAGGCTTCAAGATAGGCTGTATCGAAGAAATTGCTTTCAGAAATAAATTTATCAACGAAGAAAAGCTATTAGAAACTGCCGTAAAATACGGTAAAAGTGGATATGGCGAATATCTTAAGCAACTGGTAAAATAAACAGAACGATATTAATAATTACAAAAGCTATTGGCTTTATAGCCGATAGCTTTTGCTGATAATGATATTTTTCAATACATTAGTTGTTATTTTTAGGTCAATATGAAGAATAATTCATAATCTAAAAATTTTTGGATAAATTAATTATTATAAATTTGCATAAATTTTTACACAAATGAACGAACCACAACAAAAGTGGACAGAAACCATTGAAGCAAACCACACGTTATTTGATTTAAGACTCAAAGAAGTTTGGAAATACAAAGATCTTATTTACATGTTTGTAAAAAGAGACTTTATATCCAGTTTCAAACAAACTATTTTAGGACCTATCTGGTTCTTTATCAATCCCATTTTAACGACATTTACCTATTTAATCATCTTTGGTAAAATTGCTAACTTATCTACTGATGGAGCTCCTCCAATATTATTTTATCTTGCTGGAGTTACCATTTGGAATTATTTTTCAGGAGCATTAATTGGGGTATCAAATATATTTACAGGAAATGCAGCTATTTTTGGAAAAGTATATTTCCCGAGACTTGTTACACCTATCTCCATTGTAATTTCAAATCTAATGCGTCTTGCGGTTCAATTCCTTCTATTTTTAATTGTTTGGGCATATTATTTATCTAAAGAAAGTATACATCCTAATCTATGGATTTTAGCTACCCCTTTTTTAGTTATTCTTATGGCTCTTTTTGCATTAGGAATTGGAATGATATTTTCTGCATTAACCACAAAATATAAAGACCTTGTTATGCTACTCGGTTTTGGTATAAGTTTATTTATGTATGCTACTCCAGTTATTTATCCTGTATCTTCACTTCCTGGATATTTCAAAACACTGGCTTATTACAATCCCTTAACAGGTATTTTTGAATGCTTCAAATATGGTTGGTTGGGCGTTGGAGACTTTTCACCATTAATGTTAGGAATAAGCACAATTATTATCCTTGCCCTTTTAGGAATAGGAGTTGTTATTTTCAACAAGGTAGAAAAAACATTTATGGATACTGTCTAATCACTTAAACTGAAAAAATATGCTAGCTTTAAAAGCAGAAAATATATCAAAACAATACCGTCTGGGACAAGTAGGAACAGGCTCTCTTTCTCATGACCTGAATAGATTTTGGCACAAAGCAAGAGGAAAAGAAGATCCATATTTAAAAATTGGGGAATCTAACGATAGAACAACAAAAGGAGATTCAGACTATGTATGGTCTCTTCGTGATATCAATTTTGAAGTGGAACAAGGAGATGCTTTAGGAATTATTGGCAGAAATGGTGCCGGAAAATCTACCTTATTAAAACTCTTAAGCAAGGTTACCAAACCTACCACAGGAAAAATTTATACTCAAGGCAGAATTGCCTCTTTATTAGAAGTTGGAACAGGATTTCATCCAGAAATGACAGGAAGAGAAAATGTTTTTCTAAATGGAGCAATCCTTGGGATGACACGCAAAGAAATCACCAGAAAATTTGACGAAATTGTTGACTTCTCAGGTGTAGAAAGATACATAGATACTCCTGTAAAAAGATATTCCTCCGGAATGTATGTGCGTCTGGCGTTTGCCGTCGCAGCACATTTGGAATCTGAAATCCTTATTGTAGATGAAGTTCTTGCTGTAGGAGATGCAGAATTTCAAAAAAAATGTCTTGGAAAAATGGGTGATGTAACAAAAGGAGAAGGCAGAACCGTTTTATTTGTAAGTCACAACATATTGGCAGTAAAAAAGCTATGCAATAAAGGGCTTATTCTAGAAAATGGCAATCTATCATTTGATGGTGATATTGATTCCGCTATCAAATCTTATAATAGTGAATCTTTAAATAGAGACTCGTCTATTATGTGGGATGAAAAAGATGCTCCCGGAAATCATTTTGCTAAAATCACATCTATACAAGCTTCATGTCAGTCTAACGAGTTTAATATTAATGAAGATATAACCTTGGACTTTGACTTTATCAATCTTATTCCCTCTCAAAAGTTAAATATATCATTTTCTGTTTTTACTGAAGATGAGATATATGTTTTATCATCCCCAAATCTTTATAGACCAGAATACGCATTAGGAAAACACACTTCCTCTTGTACTATTCCCAAAAACCTATTAAACTCTGGAGTATATTATATTACAGTGTTACTAGTGGGAGAAAACTTTACTAT harbors:
- the rfbA gene encoding glucose-1-phosphate thymidylyltransferase RfbA translates to MKGIILAGGSGTRLYPLTIAVSKQLMPVYDKPMIYYPLSTLLLAGIKDILIITTPHDQAGFIKLLGDGSQIGCNIEYIVQPSPDGLAQAFILGDKFIGDDSAALVLGDNIFYGSEMGTLLKNKTNPDGGVVFAYHVADPERYGVVEFDKDFKAVSIEEKPTTPKSNYAVPGLYFYDNEVVEIAKNIKPSPRGELEITDVNNVYLSKNKLEVGVLDRGTAWLDTGTFDSLHDASEFVSVIEKRQGFKIGCIEEIAFRNKFINEEKLLETAVKYGKSGYGEYLKQLVK
- a CDS encoding ABC transporter ATP-binding protein, whose product is MLALKAENISKQYRLGQVGTGSLSHDLNRFWHKARGKEDPYLKIGESNDRTTKGDSDYVWSLRDINFEVEQGDALGIIGRNGAGKSTLLKLLSKVTKPTTGKIYTQGRIASLLEVGTGFHPEMTGRENVFLNGAILGMTRKEITRKFDEIVDFSGVERYIDTPVKRYSSGMYVRLAFAVAAHLESEILIVDEVLAVGDAEFQKKCLGKMGDVTKGEGRTVLFVSHNILAVKKLCNKGLILENGNLSFDGDIDSAIKSYNSESLNRDSSIMWDEKDAPGNHFAKITSIQASCQSNEFNINEDITLDFDFINLIPSQKLNISFSVFTEDEIYVLSSPNLYRPEYALGKHTSSCTIPKNLLNSGVYYITVLLVGENFTIIAELDRIIRLELKDVLEGRSDYMGRWNGVVRPKLEWKNA
- a CDS encoding ABC transporter permease, with protein sequence MNEPQQKWTETIEANHTLFDLRLKEVWKYKDLIYMFVKRDFISSFKQTILGPIWFFINPILTTFTYLIIFGKIANLSTDGAPPILFYLAGVTIWNYFSGALIGVSNIFTGNAAIFGKVYFPRLVTPISIVISNLMRLAVQFLLFLIVWAYYLSKESIHPNLWILATPFLVILMALFALGIGMIFSALTTKYKDLVMLLGFGISLFMYATPVIYPVSSLPGYFKTLAYYNPLTGIFECFKYGWLGVGDFSPLMLGISTIIILALLGIGVVIFNKVEKTFMDTV
- the rfbB gene encoding dTDP-glucose 4,6-dehydratase; the encoded protein is MKNIIITGGAGFIGSHVVREFVKNNPNTTIINLDALTYAGNLENLKDIENEPNYVFEKADITNPEELRKVFEKYNPDAVVHLAAESHVDRSITDPMAFINTNVNGTANLLNLCKEFWTLNPDHTHGRFPDEKRQNLFYHVSTDEVYGSLGETGFFLETTAYDPQSPYSASKAASDHLVRAYGNTYGMPFIVSNCSNNYGPNHFPEKLIPLCISNILNERPLPIYGDGKYTRDWLYVIDHAKGIHQIFNEAKTGETYNIGGFNEWQNIDLVKELIKQMDAKLGKPEGHSEKLITFVKDRPGHDKRYAIDATKLNADLGWKPSVTFEEGLGKTIDWYLENKEWLENITTGDYQKYYDNQYS
- the rimP gene encoding ribosome assembly cofactor RimP, translated to MEFRKKIEELLNEFLDTRKDLFLIDLKFSAGDDITVILDGDSGVTLQDCLDASRAVEFNMDREEHDFSLQVMSAGLSEPLVTPRQFNKNLGRDIEVLLTDSSEIEGELSKVDDEKITLILRYRKPKEVGKGKVDVEEEKEIPYSEIKKALVAIKF
- a CDS encoding UDP-glucose dehydrogenase family protein, giving the protein MNITIVGTGYVGLVTGTTLAELGNSVYCVDIDEKKVEGMKNGVVPIYEPNLEEMFLRNIQSERLSFTTNLKEALDKSEVVYLALPTPPGEDGSADLSYVLKVANDIGELMTEYKVVVNKSTVPVGTADRVSEVIASKTNIPFDVVSNPEFLREGFAVEDSMNPARVVVGSSSEKAKDIMAKIYQPFTNTGIPIIFMDEKSSELTKYAANSFLAVKITFMNEIANYCEKVGADVDKVRLGMGSDDRIGHRFLFPGIGYGGSCFPKDVKALIRSGKQEDFNFQILEATENVNIAQKVILVSEIEKYFGGSVEGKTIAMWGLAFKANTDDIREASSLDNIDLLLKKGAKIVAYDAVAENNVKKILGNKIEYAKGMYDALEDVDALFIATEWPEFKNPNFELMAKKMKNKVIFDGRNMYPLEVPEQNGFYYKSIGRKTISK